GCCATCTTGCCTGGCTCTGACGGTGAATATCCGGAAAAGAGTGTTATATCCGGTTCATTGATATTTCACAATAAGAGTATTTTTTGATACGACCAAATTTTAGTGGTGCATGGTAATTAAAATAGTAATAAATAAACTGCACTGTGTACGGCGCAGTTCAAGGCTTCTCCCGATCTAATCagctttaagaaaaaacaaataattctctctttcttccatTTACACTTTGATTCCAGCTATGGCTAGCTATGGATATGGAACATAACTGTTCTCATTATAAACTACAATAAGCAATACTGCTGAATCATTATGACTAACAATGACACTGGATAGCTTACACTCTTATTGCTTTGTATTAATCTAAAAGGAGATTTccaaaaatgaatgcaaaaaggGTAAGTGTTAGCTGTTATGCCATGAAGAAACTAAAATatattgaaaagaaaattaatgtTAGAAGAAATGTAGGCACATTTCTCCCGActgattctgactttaatctcagaattctgacttttttctcacaagtgaaaaaaaaattcgtctcaattttttttttcagtggccctaatactcttccgtagggGGGTTAGGTGATGTAAATGTTTTGGAAATATTGTAAAGGGATGATGCTGGGAATAAATAGCCCACAGGATTTGGTTTCCTCTCCGTGTAAATAACCAATGACCAAGGCCCTGCCCCAAGGTAACCTGATTATGATAATTTATTATTTGTTATAAAAACTATTTGGAATTCTTAGGGCCAATTATTATCTGAGTTCCTCTCATGCTGATTCGATGCATCCTATATATATTGtctattattttcattattgttattCCTTTTCTATTCATTGCTATTTTTCAAAAGGGATCCTACTTGTTTTGTCTGTTATTTTCTAATTTCATTCTGTtcgtgtgtttttctttctttctcgatactttttttttcttttaacatttgGATGTGTTGCCCTGTATTTATGCTGCTaattgaaaattaaagaaaagagagagaggagtaggTGCAATCAGCAATAAAGGATTCAGCCAAAACCTTTTCAGTCCTGTTTGTTATTTCTTTATGTCGTTTATCTTTTGGTGTCAATGCCAAAATAGTATTAActtaatgtcattttttcatTCGAGCGGTGTAATTAGCTTTGTATGTTAAGACGGGCCAAACTTAACTGAACAGCTCAACATCATTACCCTCGCTTTAAACTGGCTCTTGGTCAgatgacttttattttcaaacgtCTTTTCACgtggtttgatttttactgttttgacctttttataaGAGGTAGAATGTTAAACGCAGCAGCGCCGCAGCGGAGAAGGGAGGGCCCTGCAACCGCTCTTCCCCGGCAGAAACCCCGTAGTGCATCATAACAGCGCCATTCGGTAACTGCAACAGTATCCAAAATGGCAGGAGCTGATGGAGACGACTCTCTCTACCCTATCGCCGTTCTCATTGATGAACTGCGCAATGAGGACGTGCaggtaaaaataacagttttgacttttttttaaattaacagcTTTAAATGAATGAGGACGTATAGAAGCATTTACTTAGCCCGGTGTCTGAATACAAACTAGCGACCTAGCATAAATGCTAGCTAACGTTCCCGGCTGAGGCCTATCAGCGATTTTCCTGCCGGGCGCACCCTGGCTTTCCGATTAGCTAGCTGCTTTGATGGTGTGATGAAATTGTTGTTTATGGTGAAATTGAATTTAGACGGCGCGCTTTTCCGCCAAAAGGTTAATATTGTTGAATGAATTGGGTTGGCAAATCAATTAGGTCATTGGTTTAGCTGCTAGTGCTAACATCAGTGAGCATAATGCTAACCAGCGCTAATAGACAGAGGTTATAGCTAACAGTGCAACAGCGGGCCTTGAAAGGCCACATTTGACAGGACCCACTTTACCGTCTCTTATAGTCTCCGGAAGCGAATTTAACCATAACATTATAACGACCGCTTTCATTCAGCCACAATAGCCGTGCCTCACGCCAACATTAACTGACTCCATCTTTCTTACGTCAATGCTGCTTATGGCGAAGACGGTGATCGAAGCTAAGCTAGCGAGTGAAGACTTGTCATTTAATTGAAACCTGTGTTAGTTACCTGATAGCTGTCTCTGTTTGAAGGGCGCACCAACAGTCACTGAatacttgtttttattatgaaaaCTTTACTTACTTGGGTCATTTATGTGCACAGCTACGACTGAACAGCATCAAGAAGCTGTCCACAATTGCTCTGGCTCTCGGCGTTGAGAGGACTCGCACTGAACTCCTACCTTTCCTCACAGGTAGTAAAGTCATTTATAATATTCTGTAAATAAATCACATGATGTTTGACACAACAGTAGTTGACTCACAGCTTCTTTAGGTGGTTATTGCATGTACATGTTTAACAAGTTGTGCTTTGTTCAAGCTGTTGTAACTGTAGGAACCTATAAAACAGTTAAGTTATGCCTTCTACCTACATTTACACAAAGATACTTAACAAATACACCTGTCATTCAGACACCATCTATGATGAAGATGAGGTGTTGTTGGCCTTGGCTGAGCAGCTTGGCAATTTCACTATGTTGGTTGGAGGACCAGAGTACGTCCACTGTCTCTTGGTAAGTGACTCAAGTGTGCATCTACATATTAATCATTGGGATTGttctttgcctttatttatatagcGACAGAAAATTTAAGAAGTGCTTggattaaaaaagtatttaccaATACATTCCATTTTGGTATTCTATGTAGACATCTAACCTTGACTTCTCATGATACACAGCCGCCACTGGAGAGTCTTGCTACAGTGGAGGAGACAGTAGTCAGAGACAAAGCTGTGGAGTCCCTGCGGAAGATCTCTCAGGAGCACTCTCCAGTTGACTTGGAGGTCCATTTTGAGCCTTTGGTCAAGAGGCTGGCAAGTGGTGACTGGTTCACTTCTCGCACATCTGCCTGCGGTCTCTTTAGTGTCTGTTATCCTCGTGTCTCCAGCACTGTAAAGGCTGAGATCCGTCAGTAAGTGGCTTTTTAACATAGATTTTTACCCTCATCTGCTTCATTTGTTCTGTATGACATTACAATTGTTACGTAATTTAATATAGATACATGGCTCTGCTCTAAGTTTTGTTTGTCTGATTAAATGTCTATTGCTTTCTGTAGGCATTTTCGCACACTGTGCTCAGATGATACCCCCATGGTGCGTCGTGCTGCAGCATCTAAACTAGGAGAATTTGCCAAAGTCCTAGAGCTGGATTATGTAAAAAGCGACATTATTTCTCTCTTCACTGCTCTGGCCTCTGATGAGCAGGTATGGGGACAAGCTTTCTTTCCTCACTGCCTTAATTGCAGTTACATTTAATATCCCCCGTATCCTAGTAGGTTTATCTGATTCTCAAAGTAATaccattcattttctctttaaGGACTCAGTGCGGTTGCTTGCAGTGGAGGCTTGTGTGAGCATTGCCACACTGCTTCCTCAGGAGGACCTGGAGACACTGGTGATGCCAACCCTGCGTCAGGCAGCAGAGGACAAATCCTGGAGGGTCCGTTATATGGTGGCTGACAAGTTCTCAGAGGTAAGAGGTCAATCCTTTCTTGCTTGCTTGCATTATGCCTGGTCAAAGTCAGTATATGTATTAAATAATGgatgcacttttttttattgtaaaaaggCTTTTGGCCATGAGTAATGGTCCTTCATTGTGAACAAAGGCTACAAGACTTAGACCAGGTTGTATTTGAGTCTTGTGTCATATCACTGTCCAGATCAGGATAGGGAGAAAactttatgaattaaaaatgtgctCATGTAATTGGACAATGTGCAGTAAACTAAATTACCAGTTGTTAGTGCAAAATTTTTTTGAGTTTGGTCTGttttaaacatcaaatatgTCATCATTGAAGAGAGAGGCTGCTGGTGGATGAGAGATCCtctgtttttaatcagtttttgttatttattcttttttatatatgtctaaagctgggtgtacactgtgcgattttcctGTGATTCAGCCACACATTTTGAGTCGCACGACTCATTCTGTAGTCGAGCCGACTTTCAGTCGGATTGGGCGTtgtttgtcgtgctgtgtaTAGGGGGGTACGATGGCCGACCACAGCCTGGCTACGACCTGACGACATGTTTTGACTGGTCAGAaagatttctggcatgtttgatgttttagtTGTATGCCTCCAGACACTTCAAAGTGACAGCAGAAAcacaagcagaataaacaactttgagggattgttttcctttgtaaactatAAGAAaacgtcctaaattaccatgacaacggctggaatcactttctgatgcacccccgCTATgacaaaggaaataaacgagcaggaaatattcttacctgcagctgacacagagatgatgctgtttgtttgtgtgtgagacagagagatatagcaggggggagagagagagagagcgggagagatagagggggagagagagagaatatgaccagaaacacttcaccctcagacCCTGAGACTTTTTTGAAAGAAACCTCCACTGGTTTCTGTCATGGTCTGTCCCGATTTCAGTCACACAGTATGAGCACTCAGGTTGTGCACGACCGTTGGATCGTACAGTGTGAGCTCACAACACAAATCGCACAGTCTACATTGGCTTAAGGTGGTTTTATCATAGGGGAACACCAAATCCAAACTTTGATTTGTGGTTATTTGATTGTGAATCTTTTGAATGAGGGTTGAGTGTCTTTTCAAAGATGATACAAATCCTAAAGACTTTCCTTTAGGAACATCTGTTCAAATGTTTGCCTTTCAATTAATGAAAATGTTGGTAATGCCAGTTAAACTCACAAAGACATTTGATATACACTGAACATTGGATGCCTTTCAGTCTGCCAATGTTTCTTAACTTACTGGTCCATAAACATTTACTTCTCTTGTATACTCAACATTTAGTCACAGGAAAATCAAGATGTAAAAATTTTAACATctccaaaacaaagaaaacatcagTTTAAACACCCCACTCAGGTTTTTTGTAGCTGACCACCTATGACTGAGGTTGGCCTATCACTGGCAGCTTATGATAATATTTTGTTTTGGCAAATCAGCTGGTTTACCAATAATGAAAACACCATTCAGTTTACCTTGGACTAATAGTTATTTACCTACTGGAACTTAAGTCCATCATAATAACCGACTTGAATGAGCTAGTTTAAAAGGATTTCAAGTCATATTCCAGCAttggattaatatttttgaacaaaaaattCTCAAAACAACAAAGTTTGAGGCATTTAATATAGCTACATCATTAGGAGGACTGAGCAAAAGCTGCAGAAGACTCATGGGGAAGTTTAAGAAGTTAATTATTAAAGCTAACACTTGAGGGCTGTATTTCAGTTTAATGGTGAGTTCCATCTGATTTTGGAACTCATAAGGTCCAAGTTACCAGGTGGACATTACAAATGCACCCTGAACTTGAAATTCTGACTTGGAGGCTCTGAGCAACTTTAGCACCCTGAGTAACCAACTTGTAGCAAATGATAGCTATTCAACTAGGTTGTGATGTCCAAAGCTGGGACATCCCACTTCTGAGGTAAATGGAGCACAGCATAATTTGATTTACAATGGTGATGTGTTTAATACTATTGGCCAGCAAATCAGTAAGCCTATGACACTACATCGCACACACAGTGCTGCATCAGCATCAGACACCAGTGTAATAACCGGGTGACCATGTCAGTGATATTGAGGatcatttctgatatttcaatGATGTATTTTCAATAAACATCTGCCAAGATTGAAATGGGCTGCATGTCAGGGTATCTCTTGTGATTACTTAATTGATTGTACTGGTCAACAGGTTATGGGATGGTTTTAAAAGTAGACTTATTCAATTATGGTGAAGTTTGAATTCTGATTTCAGAACAATTCTTGCAAGGAGGAATAATCTTTGATAAGGATTGCATAAATAGACTCAGAAAATCACTCATGTTACCAGTAGAAGCTCTGGTAGTTTTTCCTTTACTCATACCTTTTTTAGACACCTTAACTTGTCTTTGATGCTGGTGCCAGATAGCAGTCTGACTATAATTAAAACCATTACATGTTGACTGTGAATATCGGCTGTATGTATGCATACATTTGTGAATTTTTAGGCAGGACCTGCGTCagcttctgtcttttttttcttttcatccttATTCCTTAGACCTAGCTTTTGAAAGACTAACGTTTTAGATCTAAACTTCATTAATATAATTGTATCTCTATATAAATATCTGCTAAAATGAAAtcttaaatatcagtatattgGCAACAAATTCAATATTATACATCACTTACTCATTATAGTGTGATAGTAAATGGACATACTGTTATACCTTGAGGTCTGCACTGACCGTTTGGTCAGGTATTTGCACATGGCCCACATCGTTGTACAGGTGGGAAAATGCTGACACTTTCTGACTCTTAGAAacagcttgattttttttgctaGCACCACACAATTCTCCCCCTAAACAAACGATATATTACCTGAAATCTGCTGTCCTTTATCTGCTCCAAAACAGTTGTTGCCAGGACAACCATGATGAATCCACAGTAGCATCACAGTACAGCTATTGTGTTGCTTCTGTTTTTGAGGCCTGAAGAAGAACAGAAGATCAcgtagaaaagaaaaagaatgtgTTGAAGGCTAAGATGACTTGATGATAGCATCTTATTGTTGATTGAACCaggttttttttccacacaaatCCTACTTTTGTCATGGTGTCTGGGACAGTCTGATTCTAGTGCAGGGACAGTAATTTTTAGAATTAGTTCTATTTTATcctttaacattttctttgtgATCTATTAGAGAATATAAAACTCTGTTATTGAGAAATCTAagctgacatgccagatgactgtttcaaatatccagTGAAagggatgtatttcacattcatttgggAAACCTCctatagaaagtgtttgggaatggtgggacttttcaaaaaaaatctcagaaggtgattggtcGAATGTTCTCAAATTCAGTACAGGCCAGTCACAGCAACAGGACAACATGTTGGTAGCCAGCTCCTGTGAGCAACATGAGCTTGGCAGGCAGGCTAGGAGGCCAGGAGTTAGTAGgtgaataaaactcatgctgaagttGATCAGGACTCAGCAGGAGTGCAACAACCTTTTCTCCACCAGCAAAAGCATGGAAAGcgttttttgccattcttatttcttttttcacaaaGAAATATGGTCCAGTTCTGCAGGACTATAGCtatatccaagctaatcgctacacagACGGCCGCTAATGCTACCAGCTTTCAGCACAATTAAACCCTACCTGTacctaccgcctcattctcctcatataacactgattggtcaggtccgtTTTCAGACTGAGAACTTTCCAAGATGGCTTTGCCTcataacagacatggaatctggccatcccatcttctttgcaaggttTTAAGAAacctcacacacacacggagATGTAATTTTCACATGCACAAATAGGATCCTAGAGAGATATCAGTGTGAGGGGCGCTACATAcatagggccctatgaaatccattttatttttttccaaattccgtTTTTTCCGTTTTAATTTTTCGGAATtcccttttttaacctttccactagttttaccataaaaaagagtgtcctgtttatgtaaaatgaataaaatgttaactaattaaaaataaatagccttaattttatttaaaaagggcAACAGCTGGCCCAGGAGgcattgtttggataacccctgatataaaataattataaccggTGTagcagtcagatatttccaacattttaaggcACCTCCccatgtataatcacatcctaattgatgtttataatgtaaatgaagaaatccctctgttctctcaaacagagTGATCAACTTAATAAGAAGGTTACATTAGAGTTAAATGGTCAAAAGTAAACCTGtaaattttttttcctctcttagtctgtaacagtccatgctGTTTGAGTCTGCATTGTTGTACTCGTTAAGCAAACAAAgagaactacagtatctacgggaggaattattaagctaataGATACtcgaatgtaacatcatttagactacgggacttcataaaatctcaaTTACTTAGGTCAGATCAGTTTTGTTGCCTGTTCTGTCCCTACTCCTGAAGCAGGCCAATGAGTACTTCTGCTGACATTCTTTTGTCATGTCTATAATcttactttgtaaaaattttTGAATTCAGAACATTGAGTTGTCTAGAGAGAGTATTTTTAGACCATATTAGGAGTGTGACAATCTCGCAAGACCAAAATGTCACAAGATGTCTTGTCGAGGTGAAAATCATCTCACGAGATCAATATTGCCCAGACACTAgtagcagcagctctcctgacaaaaaaaaaaacaatatctaACTGGAAGTTATTAAAGATCACCAAGACACCaagatgccctggacacttGAAAAATGTTGGTTTGCCAGCTAATGACGAAACAGAGCTGATCGATGACCTATTCAGATCACCGCTTCAACCCTCATCCCCTCCTCCTCGTGCGCTACTCGGGGCCATACATGATCGACACATGCAaaataagttcatcataacggtgcaaaatgacaaaatgcttttgctggaaacctgtgcagtctccatgaATTCGTGTATGCGCAGAGTCACTCTTAGTGCCAGTatctgtgactttgtaactttgattcagttGCTGCTTTGTCTTGTCTCCTTCTCTTACCGTCCATCaatcacacatccatccatgtGTGTTGGCTGTGTGTATCATCAGTCAGAGGCTTAACATGAGTAGTGCAATGGGCCATTGTATGCTGCAGCAGTAAAGGTAGCAAATCAAACTCAGTCTTAACACCATAGAGTctactgttagctccaaaaagtgAAGCTGTAGCTCCAGTTAAACGCCcggtttgttgtctgacagcagacacaGCAGAGACACATACTCGCTCACCAAGGCACACACATTAACAATCATGCTCATCAGTGCGTcctgtccaacactgtcaaagctcttatcagaaaaaaaaaaacacgaaaCGATAATTAAAGCTGTTTCTCTAAatcactgtaaaaacaaacaaatgtgttattgacagaaatatttattttgagtgtaaatatggatgtcctcaAAAAGGATGAGAAATCGTTTgcttttactgatgcagctctttatatttaggtctgttgtaaatagtttttaaattacttattaatttaaatgcttttattattatcattatagtGTGAGTGAGAGCATAGTGTGGTAAGATAAGGATGTGATGGacaattaaaatgaaaggtttgattttaagagcattaaaatgtacagtttgactcagagttagacaagataaactgtgtaagcattgatagcctattcagtacaagaggagttagtttaaacatttctgaatagacctgaatgcttcacaattatgactttcagccaCATAAAGGGCACATTTTCCACTcatattttttcccaaaattaaaaaaactttgtAAAGTCTTGTCTTGTGTCTCGTGAGATAAacatctcgtcacacccctagaCCATATTCATTTAATACAGGAACCCTGAAATATATTAGGCTACTACAACCAACGTTTACCTTGTGTTCAGCTAGTGCTGGTTTAATTCACTTTATGAATGTTCAACATATGTTGTACagtatttaaactgttttttttttttctttgatctcAGCTTCAGAAAGCAGTGGGGCCAGAGATCACAAAGAATGATCTGGTGCCGGCTTTCCAAAACCTTCTCAAAGACTGTGAAGCTGAAGTCCGTGCTGCTGCTGCCAACAAAGTCAAaggtcagtttttttaaatacaggtTAGTTAATAAATGTCACAGGGATAGTTGTTGGAATCGTGAATGGCATGATTTTTAGACTGACATCTTGATATTTTTTACTTCCTTTTGTTACTCTTCCAGTTTTTGAAATGGTTTCCtccctttcttctttttgttagAATTCTGCGAAAACCTCCCAGAGGACAGTCGTGAGCAAATCATTATGACTCACATTCTGCCCTGtgtcaaggtaaaaaaagaCACTGACATATTGTTGTATGTCTCTGCTGCATCTTGTTTCAGTtgaacaaaaacagtttcagaCTTGTTGTGTTACTAAACACCAAAAAGCACCAGAAGCAGTATCTTTTGGTGGTCTGTGCTCAAGCATTTATGCAGACATCTTGGGGTTTTGTCCTCTTATATGAGAACATTAAACTTGAATACAAACTCTTCAATGTGGGGTTGAATCCAATAGGTCAGGCCACTGATCCTAAACAGCAAAAGGGATAAACATCAAATATTTATTCACACAAAGAAGTGTATTGTATTATGTTTGCATCAGCAAGATGGTGTGTCCATATACCGTATGTTAAAGTTAAACCAGAGGCTGCATTTTGAAGTTGAATTCACATCTATACTCACATTGCATTTGCTTTTCTGTATTCAAGATGTGTTTTAACTGGATGtaagtatattttttattcaaattaagAGCATTTTCTCAAATAATTATCAGACATAAACATTTGCTGAGTCTGTTGCTAAAAAGTAGCCTTAACTGCAAAAACCACtccaaaaagttgtaaatgctTATCTTTTGGGGGCATTTTAAGGAACTGAAGCATTTTCAgtaaattattttctttgatgCTATTGATAAGTGTACAttataaaatgtgttcaacACACAACATTTAAGTGGCCTCAAAAAGATAATGGTGAAATTATGACCTTGTAGCTATGACAGAGTGAAAGTTCCCCCatcataaaactcaaaatgccGATGGCAATTTTTGTGGGGAGCTTATCAAAGTAAGGTATTGTCTGCTGGGTGTCAGTGTTAGGCAGATTATGAACAGCAGGTggcactgttgtttttgtcatggtAACTTCAGCTGTAGTTACACTAATCAAACTCCTTAAGTCATagtaaattctttttttttaatggcccCTTTGATGTCACAGTATAGCTTCaagtttttatatttcaaaaaaatgCTCTGGTGTTCGTTAAAGATTTGGACCACTTGTTGAGCTGTTGTAATGACCAAATCCCCCCGATGGGGGGGCAATGAAAGTTTGTTATCTTAACTTTCACAAATTGTGATAGTGCTTACCCTGTCAACATATTACCCAAAATATACAGGTAGAAACAAACTGATGCAAAACTCTATAAAGCTATGGAACATTGACATGGCATAATACTGCGCACATTTCTCCTGATACTTTGGTAAGGCACACAGTGAAAGGGATTGTTCAGACTTTTAGACATGTTTCTAGGAATTTTGGAATATTGAAAGATTTGTAACGGTGCCCTAGGTCCCTAAGTGCTTACGCATGTCTAATGTTTCCATGTGATATTTTTTTGGCTCACGTCAATAAAAACTGTGAGCAACACAGGATGGTTAATCATTTCAAGTTCCCTGGTTTTGCCTTTCTCTAGTTTGCATGATATTTCAACTTATTCTGCCCACAGTTGATAACTGCAATGACTATTTTCTCGCCTGCACTAGTATTATGTCCCCTTTGCCCTGTATTTATACATAGAGCTAAATGATAGTGTCGCTCTATGTGCTGTGTTGTAAATATGACCCTTAGCAGTAGTGTTGATGTTTATTTACAAGCTTTCTGTCTTAACTATTTGTTTGTGTTGATCTCTGTGTCTCCTGTGTGTCTTGTCCCCTACCAGGAACTTGTTTCAGACACAAACCAGCATGTGAAGTCAGCTCTGGCCTCAGTCATTATGGGACTGTCCACCATCCTGGGCAAAGACAACACAATAGAGCACTTACTGCCACTTTTCCTGGCTCAGCTCAAGGACGAGGTAAAGGAAATGCACACCTACAGTTGTGGgccccatttttttcatttacacttTACGCAGTTGGCTTTAGGTATCCTAAGACGCTATCCTCAAGCACTGGGAACAAAAGCTTCCTGTAAGGTGTAGACTGACCAACTTCTTTAGCTCTAATTGTTTAGTGCAGCTGAGACAGAGTAAAACCACTTATCCACAGTCACTAGACGTACCGGTCTGTCACCTGGCTGGGTCGAAGGATGATTTAAAAAGGCTGAGACTGTACAATTACACAGAATTGCTGTGTCTGGCTGAGGGAATAATGAAGTGCTCCACACACTGCAAGTGAGCAAAGTTGATGCATGGTACATCATGTATGTACAGTAGTGAGCAGTTGGTAGTATTTGTTGGTATATACTTTTTTTAAGTATTGATAACAAGcatgtcattattttttcagaatCTGACACATCTTGTCATCTGTTTCTTTTccatttcagtttgttttgtaaGTGGCATCATTCATACTGAAATGATTTGTTTATGAAGCTTttatggcagaaaaaaaatctaatctttGTGGTATAAAATAGTGTTAAATGAGTCTGCATTTAGATCTTTGGGCTAGGTATGAGCTGATTAGTGTCCTTTGAAATACAGAACTTGTTCCATGTTGAACGACTAACTCAGTAACACTTTGTCCATTGAATAAATTTCCATCACATGAATTTGTAAAATGAGATTACAGTTTCCCAGGTTAAAGATATCTAAGAGGTTCTGATGGCTTGAGGCTGTCAGTTCTTCCACTGCTTTCCTCCTTCCTATTTAAAGATGGCCCCATTTCctcacagcacaaacacaagaCCAAGAGTGTCTAATTAGATTACAGTCCAAAGTGACAGCTTTGACGTGCAAATTTCAATAATTCAAGGTGCATCTATCCAAGGATTGAATTAAAGGGAGCAAGATGAATAACACTATGTAGACTTGTCATTCATTCAAGAGCTGAATTTTCTCAAACCGTCAGTGTTTTATTTGGCGGCTCCCCTGCATCCACTTTGTAAACAAGTGAGGCTGGCTGGCTGACTATTTGTTACACAGGGATAAAACGCTTTGTATAGCCTGTCTGGTTTTTAATGTCCTGTCCAAGATCTGAAATCTAAACATTATTCTTGATTAAACTTGTTTGGGAAAGCTTGTCTTGATTTCAGCTGAAACCAAACAAGTTTATACTTCATAAATGACTCAAAAATCAGGCTGCTATAACCTTAAACATTCTAATTTTGACAATGCTCTGTCACAGTGCCCTGAGGTGCGTCTCAACATTATCTCCAACCTCGA
This region of Cheilinus undulatus linkage group 2, ASM1832078v1, whole genome shotgun sequence genomic DNA includes:
- the ppp2r1bb gene encoding serine/threonine-protein phosphatase 2A 65 kDa regulatory subunit A beta isoform, which translates into the protein MAGADGDDSLYPIAVLIDELRNEDVQLRLNSIKKLSTIALALGVERTRTELLPFLTDTIYDEDEVLLALAEQLGNFTMLVGGPEYVHCLLPPLESLATVEETVVRDKAVESLRKISQEHSPVDLEVHFEPLVKRLASGDWFTSRTSACGLFSVCYPRVSSTVKAEIRQHFRTLCSDDTPMVRRAAASKLGEFAKVLELDYVKSDIISLFTALASDEQDSVRLLAVEACVSIATLLPQEDLETLVMPTLRQAAEDKSWRVRYMVADKFSELQKAVGPEITKNDLVPAFQNLLKDCEAEVRAAAANKVKEFCENLPEDSREQIIMTHILPCVKELVSDTNQHVKSALASVIMGLSTILGKDNTIEHLLPLFLAQLKDECPEVRLNIISNLDCVNEVIGIRQLSQSLLPAIVELAEDAKWRVRLAIIEYMPLLAGQLGVEFFDEKLNTLCMAWLIDHVYAIREAATCNLMKLVEKFGAEWAQNTIVPKVLGMANDPNYLHRMTTLFCINALSEACGQDITTKQMLPVVLKMSNDQVANVRFNVAKSLQKIGPVLDSNTLQTEVKPVLEKLATDADMDVKYFAQEAISVLALA